In Flavobacteriales bacterium, a single window of DNA contains:
- the bamA gene encoding outer membrane protein assembly factor BamA: MNKLKKKMLKNSILISIVCLFISHFTIAQVSLSSTNFDYSNPKEFSIGGIDVEGTKFLDHKTLIQLSTLEVGSRIMVPGDKLTKASRILWQQGLFSDVQIRVKSIQGNSIFFTLYLEERPRLSKFKFEGIKRSEIDAIRDKIKLARGKIITENVIINTKNIIASHFKEKGFLNVNTTVSQVVDTITKNHVILVLNIEKGKKVKIGTIDFEGNEVFSDKRLKRLMKDTKEKKFFRIFKASKFLDEAYKDDKEKIIAKYNEKGLRDAKVISDTIIYNKEEELLDIDLKINEGKTYYFGDITFVGNTKYSNNELAALVGINKGDIFDQSVLETRVLGSPDSRDVHSIYLDNGYLFSQVTPIETEIRNDTIDIEVRIYEGLQARINRVSVSGNSKTNDHVIMREIRTKPGDLFSRSDIMRSQREIATLNYFDPEKLNIDVEPNQEEGTVDLNYIVEEKSSDQVELQGGYGADRIIGTFRVSFNNFSAKNMFKKGAWSPLPSGDGQRLSLSATSNGVQFQSYNISFTEPWLGGKKPNSLTIGAYHSITSNGLDRDDENRGVFKVTGASFGLGKRLKWPDDFFTLYQNISLKKYLVDKYSFGNFNDGTFYNMSYSFVLGRNSVDQPTFPRKGSNMKLSVQLTPPYSVLDGIDDYSESEIEDLNTWVEYHKWNFGANWFNSLADKLVLKTNLEYGLIGKYSDDKELTQFERFYVGGDGLSGYAVDGREVIALRGYENNSLSPSNGATIYNKYTLELRYALSLNPQSPIFALAFLEAGNTWNMTNKFNPFDIKRSAGVGIRMTIPMMGIMGVDWGYGFDEIPGSPTSSGSQFHFSINQQF; this comes from the coding sequence GTGAACAAATTGAAAAAGAAAATGCTTAAGAATAGTATACTCATATCTATAGTTTGTCTATTTATAAGTCATTTTACAATAGCTCAAGTGAGTCTGTCTAGCACAAATTTTGACTACTCCAATCCTAAAGAGTTTAGCATAGGCGGCATTGATGTAGAAGGCACAAAATTTCTAGACCATAAAACACTCATTCAACTATCTACTCTTGAAGTTGGTTCAAGAATTATGGTTCCCGGCGATAAGCTCACTAAGGCTAGTCGCATATTATGGCAACAAGGTCTATTCTCAGATGTTCAAATACGAGTCAAGTCAATTCAAGGAAATTCCATTTTCTTTACCCTATACCTAGAGGAAAGACCTCGATTATCCAAGTTTAAATTTGAGGGCATAAAACGCTCTGAGATAGATGCTATACGTGACAAAATTAAACTAGCAAGAGGTAAAATCATTACTGAAAATGTCATTATCAACACCAAAAATATCATTGCTAGTCACTTTAAGGAAAAAGGATTTTTGAATGTGAATACTACTGTAAGCCAAGTGGTGGATACCATTACCAAAAATCACGTCATACTGGTTTTGAATATCGAAAAGGGTAAAAAAGTAAAAATCGGAACAATTGACTTTGAAGGTAATGAAGTCTTTTCCGACAAACGCCTTAAACGTTTGATGAAAGACACCAAGGAAAAGAAATTCTTCAGGATTTTCAAAGCATCGAAATTTCTAGATGAAGCCTATAAAGACGACAAAGAAAAAATCATTGCTAAATACAACGAAAAAGGACTCCGAGATGCTAAAGTTATTAGCGACACTATAATATACAACAAAGAGGAAGAACTACTTGATATTGACTTAAAGATAAACGAAGGTAAAACATACTATTTTGGAGACATTACCTTTGTAGGGAACACTAAATATTCGAATAACGAACTAGCTGCATTAGTAGGCATCAACAAAGGTGACATTTTCGACCAAAGCGTTCTAGAAACTCGAGTTTTAGGCAGCCCAGATAGTAGAGATGTTCACTCCATTTACCTAGACAATGGTTATTTATTTTCGCAGGTAACACCCATAGAAACTGAAATTCGAAACGATACAATAGACATTGAGGTTAGAATCTATGAAGGACTTCAAGCCAGAATCAATAGAGTGTCAGTAAGTGGTAATTCTAAAACCAACGACCACGTTATTATGCGTGAGATACGCACCAAACCGGGCGATTTATTTAGTCGTTCAGACATCATGCGTTCACAAAGAGAAATTGCTACCCTCAACTATTTTGATCCTGAAAAACTGAACATAGATGTTGAACCCAATCAAGAAGAAGGAACGGTAGATTTAAATTATATCGTTGAAGAAAAGTCCTCCGACCAAGTGGAATTACAAGGTGGGTACGGCGCAGATAGAATAATAGGAACATTTAGGGTATCCTTCAACAACTTCTCTGCCAAGAATATGTTTAAAAAAGGCGCATGGTCACCATTACCGTCTGGTGATGGACAACGTCTTAGCCTGTCAGCTACATCAAATGGAGTACAATTCCAATCCTACAACATCTCATTCACTGAGCCATGGTTAGGTGGTAAAAAACCAAATTCTTTGACTATTGGTGCTTACCATTCGATTACGTCAAACGGGTTAGATAGAGATGATGAAAATAGAGGTGTTTTTAAAGTAACTGGCGCGTCCTTTGGGTTAGGAAAACGCTTGAAATGGCCAGACGACTTTTTCACACTTTATCAGAATATCAGTTTGAAAAAATACTTGGTTGATAAATATAGCTTTGGCAACTTTAATGATGGCACATTCTATAACATGTCTTACTCTTTTGTATTGGGAAGAAATTCAGTTGATCAACCTACTTTCCCAAGAAAAGGTTCAAACATGAAGCTATCCGTTCAGCTAACACCTCCATATTCTGTGCTAGATGGTATTGATGACTATTCAGAGTCAGAGATTGAAGACTTAAACACATGGGTAGAATACCACAAATGGAACTTTGGGGCGAATTGGTTCAATAGCCTTGCAGATAAGTTAGTACTAAAAACAAACTTAGAATACGGTCTAATTGGAAAATACAGTGACGATAAAGAGCTGACACAATTCGAACGATTCTACGTTGGTGGTGACGGACTGAGCGGTTATGCTGTAGATGGTAGAGAAGTCATTGCCTTAAGAGGTTATGAGAATAATTCATTATCGCCAAGTAATGGAGCAACCATTTACAACAAATATACTTTAGAGCTAAGATATGCGTTATCATTAAATCCACAGTCTCCTATTTTTGCTCTAGCATTCTTAGAAGCTGGTAATACTTGGAATATGACTAATAAATTTAATCCATTTGACATCAAACGTTCTGCAGGAGTAGGAATACGAATGACGATTCCTATGATGGGAATTATGGGTGTGGACTGGGGATATGGCTTTGATGAAATTCCGGGTAGCCCAACATCAAGTGGAAGTCAATTCCATTTTTCAATTAATCAACAATTTTAA
- a CDS encoding CBS domain-containing protein encodes MSLIDEIINTGTKVKILCLPSVMITRKLISKEIQTITLEYSGAEALAIMQEYHLSHIAILSNNELLGVISEEDIWGMHDENNKLDSIKDKIQQIFMPLGKDVFEVINYMDEHKLSLLPMLASGKYIGCITYESIISSLASIVAIQESGGVIILEMMKKEYSMSEIAQIVESNGARILSAYITDVDDRDVIKITLKLNIIDIAPVIQTFERYKYTVAASYNQSESEDNLGDRYDLLMRYLNP; translated from the coding sequence TTGTCATTAATAGATGAGATTATAAATACGGGGACAAAGGTAAAAATACTATGTTTGCCAAGTGTTATGATTACAAGAAAACTCATATCTAAGGAAATACAAACCATCACCCTAGAATATTCTGGAGCTGAAGCGTTAGCTATTATGCAAGAATATCATCTTTCTCATATAGCTATCTTATCCAATAATGAACTTCTAGGCGTAATCTCGGAGGAAGACATCTGGGGAATGCACGATGAAAACAATAAATTAGATAGTATAAAGGATAAGATACAACAAATTTTTATGCCTTTGGGTAAAGATGTTTTTGAAGTCATTAACTATATGGACGAACATAAGCTGAGTTTGCTACCTATGTTAGCTAGTGGAAAATACATTGGCTGTATAACTTATGAATCCATTATAAGCTCTTTGGCATCAATTGTAGCTATTCAAGAAAGTGGTGGTGTTATCATCTTAGAAATGATGAAAAAAGAATACTCTATGAGTGAAATTGCTCAAATTGTAGAAAGTAACGGAGCGCGTATATTGAGTGCTTATATTACCGACGTTGACGATAGAGATGTTATTAAAATTACACTAAAACTTAACATTATAGACATCGCTCCAGTCATTCAGACTTTCGAACGGTACAAATATACTGTAGCTGCAAGCTATAATCAGTCAGAGAGTGAAGATAATCTTGGCGATAGATACGATTTATTAATGAGGTACCTCAACCCCTAA
- a CDS encoding alpha/beta fold hydrolase, with the protein MKLFSRVLGEGQPLLIIHGLFGMSDNWQSLAKLFADYFEVHLIDQRNHGRSPHADEFSYLHLSNDLHQYIIDNQLNDVIIIGHSLGGKTAMQFAVSYPEFLSKLIIVDISPRFYPIHHDKIIEGLKMLDFSILKSRSQADAVLSEYIEEGDVRQFLLKSMYWKEKGQLDFRFNLKSISQNISNVGEALDNEAICSIPTLFIKGGNSNYINDDDEDLIFKHFTDAEIQTVDEVGHWLHAEKPQEFFEMTVRFCL; encoded by the coding sequence GTGAAGCTGTTTTCTAGAGTTTTAGGGGAGGGACAACCATTACTTATTATTCATGGACTATTCGGTATGTCCGATAATTGGCAATCTTTAGCTAAACTGTTTGCTGATTATTTTGAGGTACACCTCATTGACCAACGTAATCATGGACGTTCTCCTCACGCAGATGAATTTTCTTATTTGCACTTATCTAATGACTTACATCAATACATTATAGATAATCAATTGAATGATGTCATTATCATAGGTCATTCATTAGGCGGTAAAACGGCTATGCAATTTGCAGTAAGTTATCCTGAATTTTTATCCAAGTTAATCATAGTTGATATCTCACCACGTTTTTATCCCATACATCACGATAAAATTATTGAAGGTCTAAAAATGCTCGACTTTTCAATTCTAAAATCTCGCTCTCAGGCTGATGCCGTTTTATCTGAGTACATTGAAGAGGGCGATGTCCGTCAATTCTTATTGAAAAGTATGTATTGGAAAGAAAAAGGGCAATTAGACTTTAGATTTAACCTAAAATCCATTTCACAAAATATTTCTAATGTTGGAGAGGCTTTGGATAATGAAGCAATCTGCTCCATACCTACCTTATTTATTAAAGGGGGAAATTCCAATTACATAAACGATGATGATGAAGACCTAATCTTCAAGCATTTTACAGATGCCGAAATACAAACAGTAGATGAGGTAGGGCATTGGCTTCACGCCGAAAAACCTCAAGAATTTTTTGAAATGACTGTTCGCTTTTGCCTCTAG
- a CDS encoding T9SS type A sorting domain-containing protein translates to MKKIFFLIGCIGLQLNLYSQDIATARTQGEGATVTISGIVTNGDELGSPIRYIEDATAALAIYDPEVMGGVNRGDSITVTGVLVDYNGLLEVQPVNDLTNHGSGYSINPQLITPNQIGEDTESELVSIENVVFENAGQVFSVGTHNFSSDGQSGIIYIKAGSSLENTLIPSCPVKMTAISSQYSFTGFDGYQLLIRDENDFEYTGEICFSSAVTQSNITTSSFDVNWSTNLESYSNVSYGLTPELELGEINDPDNLTSLEHTISLENLEAGTIYYVQAFSNTEEENAYSALYAFATQSTSSGKIRLCFNNSVDTNVATIENAQTSGVYTNDSIKAYIDKAMHTLDIAIYNHSDAMITSAINDAYERGVRIRYITCESTATMALGSLNDNIPVLERPEVMGIMHNKFIVIDADVADSTWVLSGSTNWTSEQIFNDPNHIIMVQDQSVARTYELEFNEMWGSDGDEPDETNAKFGSDKSNNTPHQFIVNGNQFEVYFSPSDNTTLNISNALKTADEEIDFALLVFTNNQLANTIVERYDDGVEVNGIIEQVNTQGSEYDDLLDLGINVMSHQGFGDSFHHKYCIVDHANTDSDPLVITGSHNWSGAAETNNDENTMIIHDANIANQFYQEFHQRMNELENQVEPSYNCVGEACIDPMDGSGTYSSLVACEFVCTSTSIDELKTQKIQVYPNPNNGRFTLQLFGQESVNMEYQIIDIQGKTIVTDYVTMTNGLNKIEIKKSLKAGLYFIEFANKRIKFVVQ, encoded by the coding sequence ATGAAAAAAATATTCTTTTTAATTGGATGTATTGGATTACAACTTAACCTATACTCTCAAGATATAGCAACTGCTCGAACTCAAGGTGAAGGGGCAACTGTCACTATAAGTGGTATTGTAACCAATGGTGATGAATTGGGTAGCCCTATCCGATATATAGAAGATGCTACTGCAGCTTTAGCTATTTATGACCCTGAAGTAATGGGAGGAGTCAATAGAGGCGATAGCATTACAGTTACGGGTGTACTTGTAGATTATAACGGATTACTTGAAGTTCAGCCCGTTAATGACTTAACAAATCACGGAAGTGGATATAGCATTAACCCTCAACTCATAACCCCAAATCAAATCGGTGAGGATACAGAATCCGAACTTGTTAGTATCGAAAATGTTGTGTTTGAAAATGCAGGACAAGTTTTTAGTGTGGGTACTCATAATTTTTCTTCAGATGGGCAAAGCGGTATAATTTATATCAAGGCAGGAAGTAGTTTAGAAAATACGCTAATCCCATCTTGTCCAGTTAAAATGACTGCTATTTCTTCACAATATTCGTTTACAGGATTTGATGGCTATCAATTACTCATAAGAGATGAAAATGACTTTGAATATACTGGCGAAATTTGCTTTAGTTCTGCAGTCACCCAAAGCAACATTACAACATCAAGTTTTGATGTCAATTGGAGCACTAACTTAGAAAGTTACTCTAATGTGTCTTATGGATTAACTCCCGAATTGGAATTGGGTGAAATAAACGACCCTGACAACCTAACTTCTCTTGAACACACTATTAGTTTAGAAAACTTAGAAGCTGGAACAATATATTATGTTCAAGCCTTTTCTAATACGGAAGAAGAAAATGCCTATTCAGCACTATATGCCTTTGCTACCCAATCGACTTCATCAGGAAAAATCCGACTATGCTTCAACAATTCTGTTGATACAAATGTAGCAACCATAGAAAATGCTCAAACCTCAGGGGTATATACTAATGACTCTATCAAAGCATACATTGATAAAGCTATGCACACACTAGACATAGCTATATATAATCATTCTGATGCTATGATTACCTCAGCCATTAACGATGCCTATGAAAGAGGCGTTAGGATAAGATACATCACCTGTGAATCTACTGCTACAATGGCATTAGGAAGTTTGAATGATAATATCCCTGTTTTAGAAAGACCTGAAGTTATGGGAATTATGCACAACAAATTTATTGTTATTGATGCTGATGTTGCCGATAGCACTTGGGTGTTAAGCGGTTCAACTAATTGGACTTCCGAACAGATTTTTAACGACCCAAATCATATCATAATGGTTCAAGATCAATCTGTAGCAAGAACGTACGAGTTAGAATTTAATGAAATGTGGGGTAGCGATGGTGATGAGCCAGACGAAACTAACGCTAAATTTGGAAGTGATAAATCAAACAATACGCCTCACCAATTTATTGTCAACGGCAATCAGTTTGAGGTCTATTTCTCGCCTTCCGATAATACAACCCTAAATATTTCAAACGCTCTTAAAACTGCCGATGAAGAAATTGACTTTGCTTTATTAGTATTTACAAACAATCAATTGGCCAATACAATTGTCGAAAGATACGATGATGGTGTCGAAGTTAATGGAATAATTGAGCAAGTAAATACTCAAGGCTCAGAGTACGATGACCTATTAGATTTAGGTATCAATGTGATGTCCCATCAAGGCTTTGGGGATAGCTTTCACCACAAGTACTGTATCGTAGATCATGCCAATACAGACTCCGACCCACTAGTTATTACTGGTTCTCACAATTGGTCTGGTGCAGCAGAAACTAACAACGATGAAAATACTATGATTATTCACGATGCAAATATTGCCAATCAGTTTTATCAAGAATTTCATCAACGAATGAACGAATTGGAAAATCAAGTGGAGCCTTCTTATAACTGCGTTGGTGAAGCTTGTATAGACCCTATGGACGGAAGTGGTACTTATTCTTCATTGGTCGCTTGTGAATTTGTTTGTACTTCTACCTCAATTGATGAGTTAAAAACACAAAAGATACAAGTTTACCCTAATCCAAATAATGGTAGGTTTACATTACAGCTATTTGGTCAAGAATCTGTAAATATGGAGTATCAGATTATCGATATTCAAGGCAAGACTATCGTTACAGATTATGTAACTATGACCAATGGATTGAACAAAATAGAAATAAAGAAGAGTCTGAAAGCAGGTTTATACTTTATAGAATTTGCTAATAAGCGTATAAAATTCGTTGTACAATAA
- a CDS encoding glutamate racemase, which translates to MNKDNPIGIFDSGIGGLTVAKAIRSLLPHESLLYFGDTKHLPYGEKSAHAIQEFSKNIALFLKQKNCKMIVIACNTASSVAYDTIKNECPDIEIVNVIDPIVNRITTSKDTNTIGVIGTKGTINSDVYPQKIKSINRKIIVKSLATPLLAAMIEEGFFNDKISQAIVHNYLKDPALEGIDKLILACTHYPLIYEVIRDFYPKEIEIIDSASHVALHIKDVLSDKQLLAHQSQKHKFYVSDYTLSFEKSAKFFFGEDIHLEEVSSIH; encoded by the coding sequence GTGAATAAGGATAATCCCATAGGTATTTTTGACTCAGGTATAGGAGGGCTAACGGTAGCTAAGGCTATTCGCTCACTTTTACCCCATGAAAGTTTGCTTTATTTTGGAGATACCAAGCACTTGCCTTATGGTGAAAAATCAGCACATGCCATTCAAGAGTTCTCAAAAAATATCGCTCTTTTTCTCAAGCAAAAGAATTGTAAAATGATTGTTATTGCCTGTAATACGGCATCTTCAGTGGCCTACGATACCATAAAAAATGAATGTCCAGATATTGAAATTGTAAATGTCATAGACCCCATAGTCAATCGTATTACTACTAGTAAGGATACAAATACTATAGGTGTAATCGGAACTAAGGGAACTATCAATTCAGATGTATATCCTCAAAAAATAAAATCTATAAATCGTAAAATCATCGTAAAATCATTGGCTACCCCCCTGTTAGCCGCTATGATAGAAGAAGGTTTTTTTAACGACAAAATTAGCCAAGCTATCGTTCATAATTACCTCAAAGACCCAGCTCTTGAGGGAATTGACAAGTTAATTTTGGCTTGTACACATTACCCACTTATTTACGAAGTAATCAGGGACTTTTACCCTAAAGAAATAGAAATTATAGACTCGGCGAGTCATGTTGCTTTACACATTAAAGACGTTCTTAGCGACAAACAATTACTTGCTCATCAAAGTCAAAAGCATAAATTCTATGTTTCTGATTATACCCTTTCTTTCGAGAAGTCTGCAAAATTCTTTTTTGGAGAAGATATTCATTTGGAAGAGGTTAGCTCTATTCACTAA
- a CDS encoding pyridoxine 5'-phosphate synthase: MTKLSVNINKIATIRNARGGNMPNVLEAAINCERFGADGITVHPRPDERHITYNDVRQIAPIVTTEFNIEGYPSKSFIDLVLSVKPHQVTLVPDAPDAITSNAGWDTLTHQSFLKSIISDFKGAGIRTSLFVEAEPKYIEGAKAIQTDRIELYTESYAQHFAINKVKAVKPFVESAILAKELGLGINAGHDLNLENLNYFALSVPCLDEVSIGHALISDALYLGLEKTIESYKNCLRK; the protein is encoded by the coding sequence ATGACAAAGTTAAGTGTAAACATTAATAAAATTGCAACAATTCGTAATGCACGTGGGGGCAATATGCCTAATGTTTTAGAAGCTGCTATTAATTGCGAACGCTTTGGCGCTGACGGTATTACGGTACACCCTCGTCCTGACGAAAGACATATTACTTATAATGATGTACGTCAAATAGCCCCAATTGTTACGACAGAATTCAACATTGAAGGTTATCCTTCAAAGTCTTTCATTGATTTGGTGCTGTCTGTAAAACCACATCAAGTGACCTTAGTTCCCGACGCACCCGATGCCATAACTTCTAATGCTGGCTGGGATACGCTTACTCATCAGTCTTTTTTGAAATCCATTATATCAGATTTTAAAGGTGCTGGAATTCGTACATCTTTATTTGTTGAAGCTGAACCTAAGTATATAGAGGGAGCTAAGGCAATTCAAACTGACAGAATAGAACTTTATACAGAAAGCTATGCTCAACATTTTGCCATAAACAAAGTAAAAGCAGTTAAGCCATTTGTAGAGTCGGCTATTTTAGCAAAAGAACTAGGATTGGGCATAAATGCTGGACACGATTTGAATTTAGAAAACCTCAATTACTTTGCTCTTTCTGTTCCTTGTTTAGACGAAGTATCTATAGGTCATGCTCTAATTTCAGATGCATTATATTTGGGTTTGGAAAAGACTATAGAGAGTTATAAAAATTGTTTGAGAAAGTGA
- a CDS encoding NAD kinase — protein MRIALFGTQFNSAKAKYVQHLVNKLEQENVKLIIENQFYDNLVDIDFKKEFETFETPQELKEKADILLSIGGDGTLLGAITFVRDSDIPILGINTGTLGFISSVSTDQIEYAINHLLKGEYNIKQRTLLQLESENNLFGDTNFALNEVTVLKKDTSSMIRVHAYLDDEFINTYWADGLIISSPTGSTGYSLSCGGPIVLPGTNNFIITPIAPHNLNVRPIIVSDESKITLKVSERDELALVALDSRSRAIGPELELCIRKADYKVKLIQFDKQSFISTIREKLMWGKDKRN, from the coding sequence ATGAGAATTGCACTTTTTGGCACACAATTTAATTCCGCTAAAGCAAAATATGTTCAGCATTTAGTCAATAAGCTAGAACAAGAAAATGTTAAATTAATCATAGAAAATCAATTTTATGATAATCTAGTAGATATTGACTTCAAAAAAGAGTTTGAAACTTTCGAAACACCACAAGAATTAAAAGAAAAAGCCGATATTTTATTAAGTATTGGTGGTGATGGCACTTTACTTGGAGCAATTACCTTTGTTAGAGATTCTGACATTCCAATTTTAGGAATTAACACAGGAACACTCGGATTTATCTCAAGTGTTTCTACCGATCAAATAGAATACGCTATCAATCACTTGCTAAAAGGTGAATATAACATCAAGCAAAGAACCTTATTGCAATTAGAAAGTGAGAATAATTTATTTGGTGATACCAACTTTGCACTTAATGAAGTTACTGTACTGAAAAAAGACACCTCGTCTATGATTCGTGTTCATGCCTATCTAGACGATGAATTTATTAATACCTACTGGGCAGATGGGCTAATTATTTCTAGTCCTACTGGTTCAACAGGCTATTCTCTAAGTTGTGGCGGTCCTATTGTACTTCCAGGCACAAATAATTTTATTATTACTCCTATTGCTCCACACAATTTAAATGTACGTCCTATTATAGTTTCTGACGAATCAAAAATTACCTTAAAAGTTTCTGAACGTGATGAACTTGCTTTGGTAGCACTAGATAGCCGTTCTAGAGCTATAGGTCCAGAATTGGAGTTATGCATTCGAAAAGCTGATTATAAGGTAAAATTAATACAATTTGATAAGCAAAGTTTTATTTCAACCATTAGAGAAAAACTAATGTGGGGTAAGGACAAAAGAAATTAA
- a CDS encoding isoprenyl transferase has product MIQHTDINKDTLPQHVAIIMDGNGRWAKKQSKIRIFGHKVGVKAVRDTVEGAAELGLKYLTLYAFSSENWNRPKNEIDALMELLVNTILDETKTLMDNNIRLQAIGNLEDLPDKCLQNLNSTIEKTANNSRMTLVLALSYSSKKELAQAVKSIVKKVQEGELKSEDINEDTIQNHLFTHNIPDPELLIRTSGEQRISNFLLWQIAYSELYFTEILWPDFRREHLFEAITNYQKRERRFGKTSEQIEKENA; this is encoded by the coding sequence ATGATTCAACATACTGACATCAACAAAGACACTTTACCCCAACACGTCGCTATTATCATGGATGGTAATGGCAGATGGGCTAAGAAGCAGTCTAAAATTAGAATTTTTGGGCACAAAGTAGGAGTCAAGGCTGTAAGAGATACCGTTGAAGGTGCTGCAGAGTTGGGCTTAAAATACCTTACGCTTTACGCTTTTTCCTCAGAAAATTGGAATAGACCCAAAAATGAAATTGATGCGCTTATGGAATTGTTAGTCAATACCATTCTTGATGAGACCAAAACGCTAATGGATAATAACATAAGACTACAAGCCATTGGTAATTTAGAAGATTTACCCGATAAATGTCTTCAAAATCTCAATTCAACAATAGAAAAAACGGCTAATAATTCTCGTATGACTTTGGTATTAGCACTAAGCTACAGTTCAAAGAAAGAGCTTGCTCAGGCTGTAAAAAGTATCGTTAAAAAAGTACAAGAAGGAGAACTGAAAAGTGAAGATATTAATGAAGACACCATACAAAATCATCTATTCACACACAATATTCCTGACCCAGAGTTGTTAATACGAACAAGTGGCGAACAACGAATTAGTAATTTTTTATTGTGGCAAATAGCTTATTCGGAATTATATTTCACCGAAATATTATGGCCTGACTTTAGAAGAGAACATCTTTTCGAGGCAATTACAAACTACCAAAAAAGAGAAAGAAGGTTTGGTAAAACTAGTGAACAAATTGAAAAAGAAAATGCTTAA
- a CDS encoding OmpH family outer membrane protein, producing MKKLILISLICLTSIGVNAQKFAYVDSDYILERMPEYGSAQEQLDKLSLNWQEEIEELYQQIDQLYKKYQADKVLLTQEMKNKRESEIINKEKDAKELQRKRFGPEGDLYTKRKELIQPIQDKVYNAIQDFSNEKRYDIIFDKSSNLIMLFSNPSLDKSDDILNMLGYK from the coding sequence ATGAAAAAGTTAATTCTCATATCACTAATATGTTTGACATCTATAGGTGTCAATGCTCAAAAGTTTGCCTATGTTGATTCGGATTATATCCTTGAACGTATGCCCGAATACGGTTCTGCACAAGAGCAATTGGATAAACTGTCACTAAATTGGCAAGAGGAAATAGAAGAGCTATACCAGCAGATTGATCAGCTTTATAAAAAATACCAAGCAGATAAAGTCTTGCTTACTCAAGAGATGAAAAACAAAAGAGAAAGTGAAATCATCAATAAAGAAAAAGACGCTAAAGAATTACAGAGAAAAAGATTTGGTCCAGAAGGGGATTTATATACCAAACGAAAAGAGCTAATACAGCCCATACAAGATAAGGTATATAACGCCATACAGGATTTCTCTAACGAAAAAAGATATGACATTATCTTTGACAAATCAAGTAATTTGATCATGCTTTTTAGCAACCCTAGCCTAGATAAAAGTGATGATATTTTAAATATGTTAGGCTACAAATAA
- a CDS encoding OmpH family outer membrane protein, with protein MKKVLLTLVLSLAVMLSTQAQSKFGYLNSNELLAMMPESQSMQEELQTYAKGLESQLTAMQAEYEKKVVEYQQNETSYSDIIKEDKIREIEGIQQRVIEFQKNAQQSLGEKEAELFTPIREKAMAAIDKVAKEGKYTFIFDSGAGSFLYAAESENVLNLVKSKLGL; from the coding sequence ATGAAAAAAGTATTATTGACCCTAGTTTTGTCCTTAGCCGTAATGTTATCGACACAAGCACAAAGTAAATTTGGATACCTCAATTCTAACGAGCTTTTGGCTATGATGCCTGAGAGTCAGTCTATGCAAGAGGAATTACAAACCTATGCTAAAGGTTTAGAATCTCAGTTAACTGCCATGCAAGCAGAATACGAAAAAAAAGTAGTGGAATATCAACAAAATGAAACCTCATACTCTGACATTATCAAAGAAGATAAAATTAGAGAGATTGAAGGAATACAGCAGCGTGTTATTGAGTTTCAGAAAAACGCTCAACAATCTTTAGGTGAAAAAGAAGCTGAATTGTTTACTCCAATACGAGAGAAAGCTATGGCAGCCATAGACAAAGTTGCTAAAGAAGGCAAATACACCTTTATATTCGATTCAGGAGCTGGAAGTTTCTTGTATGCCGCAGAAAGTGAAAATGTACTAAACTTAGTCAAGTCTAAATTAGGACTATAA